From Methylomonas sp. EFPC3, a single genomic window includes:
- the rpe gene encoding ribulose-phosphate 3-epimerase, with protein MADNLIAPSILSADFARLGEEVVNVLNAGADIVHFDVMDNHFVPNLTIGPLVCEALRKHGVTAPIDVHLMVEPVDRIIPDFAKAGASYITFHPEASRHIDRSLQMIRDHGCKSGLVFNPATPLSFLDHVLDKCDMILLMSVNPGFGGQSFIPSALDKLRQVRKIIDDSGFDIRLEIDGGVKVDNIREIKEAGADTFVAGSAIFGKPDYKAVIDEMRAELAKAK; from the coding sequence ATGGCTGACAATCTGATTGCACCTTCCATTCTTTCCGCAGACTTCGCGCGCTTGGGCGAAGAAGTCGTTAATGTTTTAAATGCCGGTGCGGATATCGTGCATTTCGATGTGATGGACAACCATTTTGTGCCTAATTTGACTATCGGTCCATTGGTCTGCGAAGCGCTGCGCAAGCACGGCGTCACCGCACCGATCGACGTCCATTTGATGGTCGAACCGGTCGACCGCATCATTCCGGATTTCGCCAAAGCCGGCGCCAGTTACATTACCTTCCATCCGGAAGCCTCGCGCCACATCGACCGTAGCCTGCAAATGATCCGCGACCACGGCTGCAAATCCGGTCTGGTGTTCAACCCGGCGACACCGTTGTCTTTTCTGGACCACGTGCTGGATAAATGCGACATGATCCTGTTGATGTCGGTCAACCCCGGCTTCGGCGGCCAATCCTTCATTCCGTCGGCGCTGGACAAGCTGCGCCAGGTCAGAAAGATCATTGACGACAGCGGCTTCGATATCCGCCTGGAGATCGACGGCGGCGTGAAAGTGGACAACATCCGCGAGATCAAAGAAGCCGGCGCCGATACTTTCGTTGCCGGTTCCGCGATCTTCGGCAAACCGGACTACAAAGCCGTGATCGACGAAATGCGCGCGGAATTGGCCAAAGCCAAATAA